The following are encoded together in the Caretta caretta isolate rCarCar2 chromosome 17, rCarCar1.hap1, whole genome shotgun sequence genome:
- the LOC125624099 gene encoding tRNA uridine(34) hydroxylase-like isoform X2 — MGTDASSNPQDIRSAAEFEVSHLPGAILIDPQSDTLQEFLQKQLLPESKNKNIICYCTVGYRASRTAQSVNEFLSSEAGQTPKTSLKVYNAEGGLVKWASERRLMVDKQEHPIHLVHPYNAAWAKLLEPELQAQI, encoded by the exons ATGGGAACAGATGCCAGCTCTAATCCGCAG GACATCCGGAGTGCAGCTGAATTTGAAGTCAGCCATCTGCCAGGGGCAATACTCATTGACCCTCAGAGTGATACACTGCAAGAATTTCTGCAGAAACAGCTCCTTCCAG agagtaaaaataaaaacatcattTGCTATTGCACTGTGGGATACAGGGCTTCCAGGACTGCCCAGAGCGTGAATGAGTTCTTGTCAAGTGAAGCCGGCCAAACCCCCAAAACTTCCCTGAAGGTTTATAATGCAGAAGGAGGACTGGTGAAATGGGCCAGTGAAAGAAGGCTGATGGTGGACAAACAGGAGCATCCCATTCACCTCGTTCACCCCTACAATGCAGCATGGGCAAAACTACTGGAACCAGAGCTGCAAGCACAGATCTAA
- the LOC125624099 gene encoding tRNA uridine(34) hydroxylase-like isoform X1: MATQFLQKMDNLNISDPKEMMSLAIKWVQETFPNVESVTTETLQCWMEEKPEELIILDIRSAAEFEVSHLPGAILIDPQSDTLQEFLQKQLLPESKNKNIICYCTVGYRASRTAQSVNEFLSSEAGQTPKTSLKVYNAEGGLVKWASERRLMVDKQEHPIHLVHPYNAAWAKLLEPELQAQI; the protein is encoded by the exons ATGGCAACACAATTTCTGCAGAAGATGGACAATTTAAATATAAGTGACCCCAAAGAAATGATGAGTTTAGCCATAAAGTGGGTACAGGAGACATTTCCAAATGTGGAATCGGTTACCACAGAGACATTGCAATGCTGGATGGAAGAGAAGCCAGAGGAATTAATCATTCTT GACATCCGGAGTGCAGCTGAATTTGAAGTCAGCCATCTGCCAGGGGCAATACTCATTGACCCTCAGAGTGATACACTGCAAGAATTTCTGCAGAAACAGCTCCTTCCAG agagtaaaaataaaaacatcattTGCTATTGCACTGTGGGATACAGGGCTTCCAGGACTGCCCAGAGCGTGAATGAGTTCTTGTCAAGTGAAGCCGGCCAAACCCCCAAAACTTCCCTGAAGGTTTATAATGCAGAAGGAGGACTGGTGAAATGGGCCAGTGAAAGAAGGCTGATGGTGGACAAACAGGAGCATCCCATTCACCTCGTTCACCCCTACAATGCAGCATGGGCAAAACTACTGGAACCAGAGCTGCAAGCACAGATCTAA